AACAACATTAACTCCTTTATGCAAGTTATATGCCAGAATTAACAACATTGGTAACTATTTGATATAATTCTTTTTTCCGATACGATGACCTAATATTTTAAAAAAATATTACATTCATGAAATATCAAATATTTCATTTTTGATAGATATTTAAATTTCTTGAAAATTCGCAGTTTAGTTGTTGTTAATTCCATGAGAAAAATGACCCCCTTCACGTAAAATTTCCCTTCAACTAATTGGACGAAGGGGAAAGTAGAGAAGCCTTTTCGGTATCTCGAAAAACACTTCATCAGAGGCAATAGTTCAAGGATTTTAATGACTTCATAGAGAGACTCAAGGGATTTCGAGATGTAAGAGCTTGCCCACATGGTCCTCCACAACCAGTGGTTTTTCCTCCTTCGGTTAAGAATGTTTTGAGTTACTTATCTTAACCGGAAGACCATGACTCTTAACATTTAAGGGTCTAAAACTAACGCTTTTCTCGACTAGGCCAACAAACGCAATTTTCTCCATAAGGAAATTTCACTGATACCCAGCTTCTCCGCTGTTTCCTTTTTATTGAAATTTGATCTTTTCAATGTCTCATTTATAATCTTTTTTTCATATTCCTCTATTTGTTCCTTCAGTGTTTTAGACTGGATATCCTGTGGCAGTTTCCCAGGCATATTACGCATTTCTTTTGCATCTATTTCTCCAAGGAGTCTAAGAAGTAAGTTGTCATCATACACTGAATCCCCGAGGAGGATTATATATCTTTTAATGAGAGAATCAAGTTGACGTACGTTTCCAACCCATTTGCATTCCTTCATTCTTTCAATCATGCCGTCCGATATTCTTTTTTTGTTGTCGCTATGTTTATGAAGAATTCCCTCAATGATGCAAGGAATGTCTTCCTGTCTTTCCCGTAGAGGTGGAATATCTAACTTTAAGATTGCCAGGCGGAAATAGAGATCCATCCTGAATCTTTCCAGTTCCACTTCTTTCCACAGGTTCTTGTAAGTGGAACTGATAATTCGTACATCAACAGGCACCATCTTAACACCGCCAACACGCATTACTTCTTTTTCCTCAAGAACCCTCAATAGTCTCACCTGCAGGTTCGGAGAAATGTCAGCTATTTCATCAAGAAAGATTGTCCCCTCGTTGGCCAATTCGAATAGGCCGATCTTGCCACCCCTTTTCGCTCCTGTGAATGCACCTTCCTCGTATCCAAAGAGTTCACTTTCTAACAATGATTCTGGAAGGGCGGAGCAGTTAACTGCCACAAAGGGTTTCTTTTTTCTGCGGCTTAGATTGTGTATGCTATGTGCAAAAATCTCTTTTCCTGTCCCCGTTTCTCCCTGGATCAATACTGTTTCATCAGTTTCAGCATATTTCTTTGCTTCATATATAACCTGCTTCATTATTGTGCTTTCGCCCTTGATGTAGTCTATCGTATATTTAGCTACAAATCCTTTAACATAGAGTTTTTCTCTCAACTTCCTATCAGTTTTCTGAATGCTTGAAGCCTCTTTAAATGTTAAAACAACACCTTGAATCTCATCGCCAACTTTGAAGGGGAGTGAGTTTATTACAACATCTACATCCCCTATATGACAGATCTGGTCCATTTCTGGTTTTCCTGTCCTTAAAACATTGAGCACGCTTTTAAGTCTTGAAGCACATTGGGATGACAATGTCTCGGAACAAAGTTCTGGTAGACATTTCCCAACCTCCTTTTTCAATTCTATGCCCAAGATATCCTCAGCTGCCTGGTTGAACGTTTTAATGATACCATTATTGTCAACAACTATAACCCCTTCTTTAATCGTTTTGAGAATCGCCACAAGTTGCTCTGCATTTTCTCTCTCTTTTCTTCGTGCGGAAGCAATCGCCCTCGCTTCTCGAAAGGCCTGCAAAATGCCCTCTTTTTGGGGAAGGATAATAATACCCTTTCCTCCTAACTCAGAAATTATTTCCCTGCTAATTCCTCCACCAACAATGCATTTAATTCCCATATCTACTGCTTTAGAGATATTGTTTCTTAATTCTTCTGTCGTAGAGTAAATTACCTGGTGTATTCCTATAGAAAGTAAATTCTCGAAAATCTCAATTCCACCGGTCAGTTTGCCAAAGCTTTCCAATCCGATATAAGAACCGTATTCCATAGCTTTAATAAGTGCCTGGAGTATATCCTGATGTGTTCTCTGTATCTTGACAATAGGCTGACCAATATTTTGAATCAAAAAATCACCAGTTACCTCGGATGTAAGAATCACTTCAATACTTTCATCGAGAAGTCTTCTGGCAAGAGGAACTGTATCCTCGATCTTCGCAAATCTCAGCATTTTAACCGTTAAGTCTTCAGTCTCCGGATTTGAATAACGTTCAACAATATCGGCAAATTCCATCGAATTACAGATGAGGGCAATTTTGTATTTTCGGTTATATTGAAGTTTAATATCTTCATCCATGTTGAATTATAACCAGTGCGGAGCTAAGCTCATATTTTTCCATTTCAATTCATTTATAAAATAACAAAAAACCATTATAATGATAGTATATTATAGCATTAAAATCAAATTC
This portion of the Nitrospirota bacterium genome encodes:
- a CDS encoding sigma 54-interacting transcriptional regulator; this translates as MDEDIKLQYNRKYKIALICNSMEFADIVERYSNPETEDLTVKMLRFAKIEDTVPLARRLLDESIEVILTSEVTGDFLIQNIGQPIVKIQRTHQDILQALIKAMEYGSYIGLESFGKLTGGIEIFENLLSIGIHQVIYSTTEELRNNISKAVDMGIKCIVGGGISREIISELGGKGIIILPQKEGILQAFREARAIASARRKERENAEQLVAILKTIKEGVIVVDNNGIIKTFNQAAEDILGIELKKEVGKCLPELCSETLSSQCASRLKSVLNVLRTGKPEMDQICHIGDVDVVINSLPFKVGDEIQGVVLTFKEASSIQKTDRKLREKLYVKGFVAKYTIDYIKGESTIMKQVIYEAKKYAETDETVLIQGETGTGKEIFAHSIHNLSRRKKKPFVAVNCSALPESLLESELFGYEEGAFTGAKRGGKIGLFELANEGTIFLDEIADISPNLQVRLLRVLEEKEVMRVGGVKMVPVDVRIISSTYKNLWKEVELERFRMDLYFRLAILKLDIPPLRERQEDIPCIIEGILHKHSDNKKRISDGMIERMKECKWVGNVRQLDSLIKRYIILLGDSVYDDNLLLRLLGEIDAKEMRNMPGKLPQDIQSKTLKEQIEEYEKKIINETLKRSNFNKKETAEKLGISEISLWRKLRLLA